A window of the Cystobacter fuscus genome harbors these coding sequences:
- a CDS encoding YcaO-like family protein: MPLSPAAPLSPDFLARLAQALGVTRVARVTGLDRAGVEVATAVRPGGYVLQVCNGKGLDFPAASAGALLETAELWASETVRPERLLWGTFRGWETRGRAAWGADALGTRGGVVVSRLWGPEVRCAWLEATDARSGEPVLVPAQGVYCPPTGAPALGPVSVQWTSNGSGAHSERPRALLHALLEAMERDQLARLLPEGWTEEVLGSRLLRPAGLARSAPRTAALAERLGTRGFDVHLFDLSPGARTPGAVGLPVGGALLVDRDQGPVPLAAGYACALTRDQALLGALLEAAQSRLTDIHGAREDVDAGDREASLALASACAAARPRRNVESMPEPTATVDSPEEAVGEVLARLAGAGFSRAAVIDLEAPLPGLHVVRVVVPGLRVSELL; encoded by the coding sequence GTGCCTCTTTCGCCCGCGGCCCCCCTCTCCCCTGACTTCCTCGCGCGGCTCGCCCAGGCGCTCGGCGTCACCCGGGTGGCGCGGGTGACGGGGCTGGACCGGGCGGGCGTGGAAGTCGCCACCGCGGTGCGCCCCGGGGGCTACGTGCTCCAGGTGTGCAACGGCAAGGGCCTGGACTTCCCGGCCGCCTCGGCGGGCGCCCTCCTGGAGACCGCCGAGCTGTGGGCCTCGGAGACGGTGCGGCCGGAACGGCTCCTCTGGGGCACGTTCCGAGGCTGGGAAACGCGCGGACGCGCCGCCTGGGGCGCCGACGCGCTCGGCACCCGGGGGGGCGTGGTGGTTTCCCGGCTGTGGGGCCCGGAGGTGCGCTGTGCCTGGCTCGAGGCGACGGATGCGCGCTCCGGGGAGCCCGTGCTCGTCCCCGCCCAGGGCGTGTACTGCCCGCCCACGGGCGCGCCGGCGCTCGGTCCGGTGAGCGTGCAGTGGACGAGCAATGGCTCGGGCGCCCATTCCGAGCGTCCGCGGGCCCTTCTGCATGCGCTGTTGGAGGCGATGGAGCGGGATCAGCTCGCGCGCCTGCTGCCGGAGGGGTGGACGGAGGAGGTGCTCGGCTCCCGGCTCCTGCGTCCCGCGGGCCTCGCCCGGAGCGCCCCCCGGACGGCCGCGCTCGCCGAGCGCCTGGGCACGCGGGGCTTCGACGTGCACCTCTTCGATCTCTCACCGGGCGCGCGCACCCCGGGCGCGGTGGGCCTGCCCGTGGGTGGAGCGCTGCTCGTGGATCGCGACCAGGGCCCGGTGCCGCTGGCGGCGGGTTATGCCTGTGCGCTCACGCGGGACCAGGCCCTGCTCGGCGCCCTGCTGGAGGCGGCGCAGTCGCGGCTGACCGACATCCACGGCGCGCGCGAGGACGTGGACGCGGGAGATCGCGAGGCCTCCCTGGCGCTCGCCTCCGCCTGTGCCGCGGCGCGCCCCCGGCGAAACGTGGAGTCCATGCCCGAGCCCACGGCGACGGTGGACTCGCCTGAGGAGGCCGTGGGCGAGGTGCTGGCGCGGCTCGCGGGGGCGGGCTTCTCCCGGGCGGCCGTCATCGACCTGGAGGCCCCACTCCCCGGACTCCACGTGGTGCGCGTGGTGGTGCCGGGCCTGCGCGTGTCGGAGTTGTTGTGA
- a CDS encoding TfuA-like protein encodes MKRRPASSSRPDDLLVFLGPSLPEAEALALVPCRVLPPARQGDLWRALSLRPRAIALVDGVFEAQPSVWHHEVLAALDAGVAVFGGASMGALRAAELAPHGMVGVGAIFEAYQRGELVDDAEVALLHADAEHEFRALSVPLVNVRHVARLAQDAEVLSAAESRALVDAAAALFYQDRTWPRVLQAVGEAWPAPTRDRWRTWAARGLADLKREDARACLQAAAAFVASGALLPSREGVSQPPPSSYVRRRRLVEGLCETEAGLVSSEDVLEELRAGPEARALAREGLRRALLAGWARSLGLSPTPEEVARAESEQWARLGVVLPERAAWLAACGLDAHEFRRLCEERALEGLMLEHAARLLPDGPSWDEALASEARLEGRWAEVAARLTAPRRRPRKR; translated from the coding sequence GTGAAACGGCGTCCCGCTTCCTCCTCCCGTCCCGATGATCTCCTCGTCTTCCTGGGCCCTTCGCTGCCGGAGGCGGAGGCGCTGGCGCTGGTGCCCTGCCGGGTGCTGCCGCCCGCGCGCCAGGGAGACCTCTGGCGGGCCCTCTCCTTGAGGCCGCGGGCCATCGCGCTCGTGGATGGGGTCTTCGAGGCCCAGCCCTCCGTGTGGCACCACGAGGTGCTGGCCGCGCTGGATGCGGGCGTGGCGGTGTTCGGGGGCGCCAGCATGGGGGCCTTGCGCGCCGCGGAGCTCGCGCCTCACGGCATGGTGGGCGTGGGCGCCATCTTCGAGGCCTACCAGCGGGGTGAGCTGGTGGATGACGCCGAGGTGGCGCTGCTCCACGCCGACGCGGAGCATGAGTTCCGGGCGCTGTCGGTGCCGCTCGTCAACGTGCGGCACGTGGCCCGGCTCGCCCAGGACGCGGAAGTGCTGTCCGCCGCCGAGTCCCGCGCCCTGGTGGATGCCGCCGCGGCGCTCTTCTACCAGGACCGCACCTGGCCCCGCGTCCTCCAGGCCGTGGGCGAGGCGTGGCCCGCTCCCACCCGGGACAGGTGGCGGACGTGGGCGGCCAGGGGGCTCGCGGATCTCAAGCGCGAGGATGCCCGCGCCTGCCTCCAGGCCGCCGCGGCGTTCGTCGCCTCCGGGGCCCTTCTCCCGTCGCGCGAGGGCGTGTCCCAGCCACCTCCCTCGTCGTACGTGCGCCGCCGCCGGCTCGTGGAGGGCCTGTGCGAGACGGAGGCGGGGCTGGTGTCCTCGGAGGACGTGCTGGAGGAGCTGCGCGCCGGGCCCGAGGCACGGGCGCTGGCGCGCGAGGGCCTGCGCCGGGCGTTGCTCGCGGGGTGGGCCCGGAGCCTGGGCCTGTCTCCCACGCCCGAGGAGGTGGCCCGGGCCGAGTCGGAGCAATGGGCCCGGCTGGGCGTGGTGCTCCCGGAGCGAGCGGCCTGGCTGGCGGCGTGCGGCCTGGACGCGCACGAGTTCCGCCGGCTGTGCGAGGAGCGGGCCCTGGAGGGGCTCATGCTGGAGCACGCCGCGCGGCTGCTGCCGGATGGGCCCTCGTGGGACGAGGCGCTCGCGTCCGAGGCCCGTCTGGAGGGGCGGTGGGCGGAGGTGGCGGCGCGACTCACGGCGCCCAGGCGGCGTCCGCGCAAGCGGTGA
- a CDS encoding DNA-methyltransferase, protein MNPHDESESFRCVRADAREPEGYRRVLGEARASFLHTDPPYCLLTRRRKGGDLRDPRANKKIDRDPIVRFETVRDYRAFTEAWMTRAVAHLTPDAPLAIWTNLLGKEPILAVARSLGYGHLRGEFVWGKRTTDKNANEQLLRVYEVALVLSRTPAPVLAPGDAPTVWAVVGGYDDDGEAQRWGGHPHHKPFSVVEPLVRTWSRPGDWVLDPFAGSGSMPAAALRLGRKAACLEVVPEWAERVAGRLRETAAPSPR, encoded by the coding sequence ATGAATCCTCACGACGAGAGCGAGTCCTTCCGCTGCGTGCGGGCCGATGCGCGCGAGCCCGAGGGCTACCGGCGCGTGCTGGGCGAGGCCAGGGCGTCCTTCCTGCACACGGATCCTCCGTATTGCCTGCTCACGCGCAGGCGCAAGGGGGGGGATCTGAGAGACCCGCGGGCGAACAAGAAGATCGACCGCGATCCCATCGTGCGCTTCGAGACGGTGCGCGACTACCGCGCCTTCACCGAGGCGTGGATGACGCGCGCGGTGGCGCACCTCACCCCGGACGCTCCGCTCGCCATCTGGACGAACCTGTTGGGCAAGGAGCCCATCCTCGCGGTGGCGCGCTCGCTGGGCTATGGCCACCTGCGCGGCGAGTTCGTCTGGGGCAAGCGCACCACGGACAAGAACGCCAACGAGCAGCTCCTGCGCGTCTACGAGGTGGCGCTCGTGCTCTCGCGCACGCCGGCGCCCGTGCTGGCCCCCGGGGACGCGCCCACCGTCTGGGCGGTGGTGGGCGGCTACGACGATGACGGCGAGGCCCAGCGCTGGGGCGGCCATCCCCACCACAAGCCCTTTTCGGTGGTGGAGCCCCTGGTGCGCACCTGGAGCCGGCCCGGGGACTGGGTGTTGGATCCCTTCGCGGGCAGTGGCTCGATGCCGGCGGCGGCGCTGCGGCTGGGCCGCAAGGCGGCATGCCTGGAGGTGGTGCCCGAGTGGGCCGAGCGCGTGGCCGGGCGACTGCGCGAGACGGCGGCCCCCTCGCCCCGCTAG
- a CDS encoding dicarboxylate/amino acid:cation symporter: protein MKQHQKMLLGIVIGTVAGIAANLLVGGAPWLEWVVTNLTSVVGQLFLRLLLMLVVPLLFAALVTGVCELDLRSIGRLGVRTMGYTVIISSIAVLIGLVLVNTLKPGTRLSEEAITALVQKGSVVKAAPAPSGDSVPALILSMVPTNPIKAAAEGDIIAFIVFSLISGVGLMVTDTPGSRHLKETIMGLYDVLMTLIDGVLRLAPIGVGALLFSVTARLGFGILVQVASFVGVVLLALGLHMFVVYSLSVRFLGGRNPIAFFRDCRLAIVTAFSTASSSATLPTALKVAEENLKLPRNVSRFVLTAGSAMNQNGTALFEGVTVLFLAQVFGVELSLANQATVMFICVLAGIGTAGVPAGSIPVIAMILGMFKIPPEGLGLILGVDRFLDMCRTTLNVTGDLAAAVYVARGEPAPENQTAPAPTRPESSAS from the coding sequence ATGAAGCAGCACCAGAAGATGCTCCTGGGCATCGTGATTGGCACGGTGGCGGGAATCGCCGCCAATCTCCTCGTGGGTGGAGCGCCGTGGTTGGAGTGGGTGGTGACGAACCTCACCTCGGTGGTGGGCCAGCTCTTCCTGCGCCTGCTGCTGATGCTGGTGGTGCCGCTGCTCTTCGCCGCGCTGGTGACGGGCGTGTGCGAGCTGGACCTGCGGTCCATTGGCCGGCTGGGCGTGCGCACCATGGGCTACACCGTGATCATCTCCAGCATCGCCGTGCTCATCGGGCTGGTGCTCGTCAACACGCTCAAGCCCGGTACCCGGCTGAGCGAGGAGGCCATCACCGCGCTCGTGCAGAAGGGCTCCGTGGTGAAGGCGGCCCCCGCGCCGAGTGGAGACTCGGTGCCCGCGCTCATCCTCTCCATGGTGCCCACCAATCCCATCAAGGCCGCGGCGGAGGGGGACATCATCGCCTTCATCGTCTTCTCGCTCATCTCCGGCGTGGGGCTCATGGTGACGGACACCCCGGGCTCCCGGCACCTCAAGGAGACCATCATGGGGCTCTATGACGTGCTGATGACGCTCATCGATGGGGTGTTGCGGCTGGCGCCCATCGGCGTGGGAGCGCTGCTCTTCAGCGTCACGGCGCGCCTGGGCTTCGGCATCCTGGTACAGGTGGCGTCCTTCGTGGGCGTGGTGCTGCTGGCGCTCGGGCTGCACATGTTCGTCGTGTACTCGCTGTCCGTGCGCTTCCTGGGCGGACGCAACCCCATCGCCTTCTTCCGCGACTGCCGCCTGGCCATCGTCACCGCCTTCTCCACCGCGTCCTCCAGCGCCACCCTGCCCACCGCCCTCAAGGTGGCCGAGGAGAACCTCAAGCTGCCGCGCAACGTGTCGCGCTTCGTGCTCACCGCCGGCTCGGCGATGAACCAGAACGGCACCGCGCTCTTCGAGGGCGTCACCGTGCTCTTCCTCGCGCAGGTGTTCGGCGTGGAGCTGAGCCTGGCCAACCAGGCCACGGTGATGTTCATCTGCGTGCTGGCGGGCATCGGCACCGCGGGCGTGCCGGCCGGCTCCATCCCCGTCATCGCGATGATCCTCGGCATGTTCAAGATTCCCCCCGAGGGACTCGGCCTCATCCTCGGCGTGGACCGCTTCCTCGACATGTGCCGCACCACGCTCAACGTGACGGGGGACCTGGCCGCCGCCGTCTACGTGGCCCGGGGAGAGCCGGCGCCGGAAAACCAGACGGCTCCGGCGCCAACCCGGCC